In Mytilus edulis chromosome 8, xbMytEdul2.2, whole genome shotgun sequence, the genomic window GATAAACTTCACATCCAAACACaaacactaaaattaatttgaatattttggtGATGTTCGTGTTGCAgagcctttagttttctatgttgttgtgttttgtgtgctatttttatgtttgtctttttatttgttagtcatggcgatgtcagtttatttttgacctatgagtttgaatgtccatcggGTATATTTCGCCCCCTCTTTTAAACTTTCTGATTCACACAAAGCATATTTTAACCACATTCATGATTTCTCTACTAAAACTAAATGTGAGTTGTATTAACCTAAACGTGGTTAACAAACATAACCAAGAATAAATTGCCTGTACGATTCACCCGTTGTTGTACAGTGATTATATCGATGTCACGGCATGCAAACAACTTCCTCATTCTTGACAAAATGGCAACGAACGCACAGGTCTCGATACAACCAAAATGTATTCTTTGTGGACAAAATAATACTATTTACTATTGTTATGAATGTAAAAAAGCTTTGTGTAAACCATGTAGAACTAATAAACACGATTGTATTGCTGCAAACAAAAAACACATTGTTACGGATTTAAAATGTGTTGACCTCACTTCGTtaaaaaatataccaaactgCAAGGAACACAATACAGATTTTTCATTATATTGCACAAGTTGCAAAGTATTGATATGCCAAGAATGTGTGACAACTACACATAGTGGGGATACCTTTTCGACAATGAAAGACCGTGCGAAATTAATGAAAAAAGAAGCAGAAGTACATGTTGTTAAAATGAAAGAAGAATTAGCGAAATCGTCAACCATtataaatgaaattgaaaacaatCATTTACCAGAAATAGAAAATCAAGCAAAATATGTTGTGAAAGAGATCAAACTTGCTATAACAGAGGTAAACCAAGTTATAAATTCGAAAAGTGACATGAAAATAACTAACATTGAGGGTTTCAAACATTTGGAGGAAGAACGGCTGAAAATAGACTTAGCCAATAGAAAACATATTCATAACAGATGTTTAGAGGTGAAAtcttcttttgaaaaattaattgaaGAAAAACATGCATTAACGTTACTCACGGCATATACAAACTTGAAGGGCAAAATTGTAGATTTTGAAGATCTTGATCAAGGACCAAATAAATGCAAACCACCATCACACTTCGACAGGAATTTATTTGTAGAAGATCTCATAGACGGCATAACCAGTCAATTCGAAAAGAGGTAGTATATTAATTTGTTCCATTCTAAAACAAGGTTTATTCCCCTTGTTGGTTAGAGGTGGAACCATTCCCCTTTAACGAGCAttgtaatttgaaattttatattggaGAAAAAACGTACAAAACTTCCTTCATCGTCCTTAGATTTCGACAGACTACTTACGAGGCTATAATAACTTTTAATGATCCctttaacaaatattaaaataaatgcataaacaaataaataaataaaattgtacaTGAATGAAAAAACCCAACTGATTACCACAATGcatcatataaaatatacaggTTTTTGGCAAGCTAAAAAAACCATGCACATGTATAGAATTTGTATGACTAACTGTAAAAACAGTTGCCTATTTTGCAAGCGACTCTATGGGTCATTTTCTGGGACACGCGGCATAAGTTCAACAGTGAGAAAAATTTTAAGgtttaaaataaccaattggCAATAGACATTATCAAAGGAAAGAAAGACTAATAGTATAAGGTCATACTTCTCTATTAAGCAACCGTgactaaaatatttaaatcaatatcaaaatttatttaaaataccaTTCATAACTGATTTAATCATTTGTTCACTGACAcgatgttttattgattttattacaattattattaaTTTGATTAATGATGTATACATGTACAGCTGTATAGTTGACAAATTATGTATGAAAATGAGGGATATTTGGAATATTTTTGTTAGATTGCGGAACAATTTTCGGTTTAAAAGTAAAAACCAAAACAGATAAAGAGTGTCATATaagtaaatcattataaataGATTTagacacatttattctaaaaccagttgttgttatgatacgggttatgttcttcccATATATTTTATTAGGGTACAataattaacccctaacggggGGATTGTGCTTAATATTCATACGATGCagatataatctttcaatcagtctggagctggcatgtcagtaactgctagtattcctttgttcatttatgtatcattgtcattttgtttaatttcttttgttaccattctgacatcagactcagatttcttttaaactgagttttactgtgcgtatttgttgtgtgtttggttttttttctatttttgtttcaggtatcggggggggggggagggttgcgatatcaaaaaacatttttaaccccgccgcatttttgtgcctgtcccaagttaggagagTATGAacctttgttagtattgtatgatttttaatttaagtttcttttatatatttcggagttacataattatgacgtccattatcactgaactatagtgtacatttttgtttagggaccatTTGAAGCACACGTTTGGGTTCGGAGGTGGATGTTGTCTGCTTATAAGTGGAGAGAAAACGATGtgacaaaaaagaaaacagaaagaaAACATCACTGTGAAACACAACCCATAACTGGGTGTCTTTGGAGGGTAAACATATCTTGCCCACACATTGCCCCCGTCTGGTGTCtcaccaaattaaaaaaaaatcgttgatAAATCCCAGGCAGTGATGTACGATGAAAAAAGTATCGGATAGTAGTTTCGGTAATTGTTTGTAATATTGTCCGGGATTATCTTTCGCCAAGACAAAGCAGGGAAGACTTCAATgatttatgtatatgtatatatatataaccaatgTCATATTcctaaaatttttatttctttcagtgaTTCTGCACAGATCAAACCATACCACTTCTACAAAGATCAACTACCAAGGTTAATAAAAGAAAACGAGAGGTATGATACAATTAAGACTGATCATCTAAAGATAGAATGGTAACTAAATTTGTTATAGTTAATGTTCTAACGACAGAACAACGATCGATCTACCCTTGTCTTTAAGGTATttcacaaatagaaaaaaaagttctTGAAAGCTTCTTCAAAACATAAAAGAGATACAATTTGATCTTTTCTAAAAATTAACTGAGTGCTTCGTAGTATCATAAATTACGTCAATATGAAGTAATAACTAATCAAGTTGGGAAGACCCATACAACACTTTTTTAACACTTATCAACTTAATATGTTTATCCTggccaaaataaacaaaatactatTTTATTGTAGGCAATATAACATGAGCTATAGCATAAGGCAACAAATCATAAGATATATTTGTTCAGTGATAGTTTCAAGATGATATGAATGTTGAATTAATTCTAAATTGTTGGTCTTATGAGAGGCATAACTCATCAATCATGTACAGTTGTATGCAATTTCGATTCATAGCAGGCTTTGAATTAACTTGTTACTAAATATATGaaggcaactgtagtataccTCCTGGTTAAATATCACCAAAAAGATATGTGCGAAAACCATCAAAAATCTATTCAACGTTTTATGAAGTGAACTCATATAAAGAAAGCCATTTGATTTTTGCCTACACtctggattcatttttttttggggtAACAATTTTTGCAGTTTGCTGAAAACTTCCATTTTCGTTGATaattgatttcgtggttttgtgaATATCTTTATACAAAGCCTATTACACATATATTATTCGTTTACTATTTGAATTTTTGGATCAGCTGTAGCCgcaaaacccacgaaaattggtatccaacgaataaaaaTGTATCCACAGTAGttacttaaggaatgactgtaatatgttttctgtctatgaagaaaaaacataaaaaaatatgatgtacACTGAACAACCCGCGTGCTTACACTTTTTTGATGTAAtatcaaatagacagaaaaaatattacagtcattccttaaaatttgattctaaattccattttaaaccggaggaaatcatgaaaaaacgttggtGATGTCATTgtcacatgacaaaattttgtctatgagctgatagacaaaacactgtcagccgATCAGAAAACGCGTTTCGTTCAAAATCAAATTACTTTCAAATAAACACAATTTATTTTCAGGTTAAAGCTTTCTGAAAAACAATCCAAGGAGATTTTGGAACAGATCGACGAAGAAATGAAGAGCTTGAAAGACACAACAAAAATACTGATAACAAACACAGAATCTTTACATGATCTTTTAAGTGATATGGGAAACAAGTAGGTACCCAATTTGTATTATATAAGCCATCTGGTATATCAAATGAGGGTCAGGAAGTGGTAAAAACTATGTAAAATATTACTGtctatttttgaaacttttataatcaaacaatcACTTTTTAGTTTTGTCTATAATTGTGGATTGAATGTTTGTAGTTAGAAAATTCTGGCTACGGTGATTGTCCTTCTTATTACGATGTACTCGTCTGGGCTTCcttatgaaatatatttatttatggtgCATGCAATAATATTACTAGAATTTCACTACAACCTATGGATGAGTTGTATAGAGTAAATAAGAGTCCGATCATCACAGTAATACActactttatatttcagaaataattcatgggggcttgaagaTATCgttattttaccacgggttggccctttatgacaaatattttaccctgagcgatagcgagggttAAAATATCGGCAttaagggacaacccgtggtaaaatctagatatattcaagcccccatgaattatttcgattctaaaaggacaaatacggcaatttttttggatcgaagcgctctaggtggaggcCGTTATTTGCCGTTTCCATAAATTAACGCACTTTTAGattggcgtaaaagaacggagcaaacagaATAAGTGACATGCATAAACTATTCACAAAACTTATATTTAGATAGATGTTGATGAATTTTAATGATAACCTACTTATATGTCTTCTATGTATATAAAAATGGTCTTataccacattttagcatcgtttgtttacgtttccttgttgtgatgattttcggtatcAAAAGCGTGTATTTCCCCGTAAAATGCTCAAACTATAACGTCATCATTCTATGACGACGGGTACTTCACTCATAAaaaacatatgacgtgggagtacgatcggaacaaccaatgcaatatatttatattttacaacggatgtgtactcaaagcgtttgaaggacgtcatgttagaatatcTTACAATTGTATATCAAAAGAACCcgagattgtttttttttaaattagtaaaGTAATAAAAGTAGAAAAAAGTCGAAAGTCGAAAGtatatgtaaaaacaaacatataagcAGAGTTGCACTATAAAATGCTATTGTCCAGATAGAAGTGTAACTAGCATAGATTTTTGTTCTTTAATATTTTTGGACTGACATCTGAAATTTCAAACCTGTagatcaattaatttttttttttataaaatgaaacaaatatgttCTGAAACATCATGATAATAGTTTGAAAATGACATACCTTGCTTTTTTTTAAGGTTGAAGCTTTCCGAACAACAATCCAAACAATTATTAGAAAAGAAAGAACAAGAATTAAAGACATTGGAGGACACTCATGAAGTAACGAAAGCAGAAAACGAGACTCTTCATGATCTGTTAAATGATATAGAAAGACAGTAAGCAACCGTTAATAAGTTTTAAATGCTAAGCAAAAAAAGAATGGGTAAACCTCAAAACTTTCATTATACTACATTAAACCAAATGATCAGAATAAGAAAAGCGTATTCATGTTTGAATTATTAGATTCGTATTGATCGTATGTTTTATCATGAACATAGGTGATTATCTGTGCCTTATGACAATGCTAGTTTTTACCTTCTAAGGTATACtttaagtttgactgtccctctggtatctttcgtccctctttcaagtGGGGTTTCTTAATAATAATATCTTACTTTATCCATGGCAATTATAACGAAAGGTATGGTATCAAATATGCCAGTTCCGTAGAGTGGAATACGTTAtagataataatattttttaaaagaaatgttgGAGTATTTGTATTTTCACGCtaaaaaaagtcttaaaataaattttctaaGTTCAATTTGCAGTAGATGTTCTTATTGATTTCTTGCTTAACCAATGTGGTCATGTATGTCAGTATCGAAGCGCTGATTTCTCAGCCTATATACAATTATACTTAGTTTGCAATAAGAGGTTGTTTTACAGGTTAAGGCTTTCTGAAAAACAATCCGAAGACGTTTTagaaagaaaagacaaagaaataaaGAGATTGGAAGACACTAATAAAGTGTTGAAAGTGGAAAAAGAGTCTTTACAAGATCAATTGAGTGATATACAAAGCAGGTATGCaacctttaaaaatattaaaggtGAAGTGATAACCAATAAATAAACTTGTCATAGACACTAggattaatattttgtatttgcgtcAGACGGGCATTTCTTTTTTGTTAGTAGCTGAACAGCATTGAGAACCAACATTTCCGAAAACTGTTGCCAAAAAACAACTATGGTAATCCATttttgaggtagaaaagccttagtatttcaaaactgCAATgttttgtgaacagttaattaataattatgaccatataaatgatataacatgtatatggcATATACCCCaaacttttataatataatatttaataaaatagtcagaatCAATAAGATTCAATTTTAAGTGAGAGTTTGTCAGATTGACTTTTGATCgtataattagtttttttttacatttgtaatttactGTT contains:
- the LOC139486262 gene encoding uncharacterized protein, whose amino-acid sequence is MATNAQVSIQPKCILCGQNNTIYYCYECKKALCKPCRTNKHDCIAANKKHIVTDLKCVDLTSLKNIPNCKEHNTDFSLYCTSCKVLICQECVTTTHSGDTFSTMKDRAKLMKKEAEVHVVKMKEELAKSSTIINEIENNHLPEIENQAKYVVKEIKLAITEVNQVINSKSDMKITNIEGFKHLEEERLKIDLANRKHIHNRCLEVKSSFEKLIEEKHALTLLTAYTNLKGKIVDFEDLDQGPNKCKPPSHFDRNLFVEDLIDGITSQFEKSDSAQIKPYHFYKDQLPRLIKENERLKLSEKQSKEILEQIDEEMKSLKDTTKILITNTESLHDLLSDMGNKLKLSEQQSKQLLEKKEQELKTLEDTHEVTKAENETLHDLLNDIERQLRLSEKQSEDVLERKDKEIKRLEDTNKVLKVEKESLQDQLSDIQSRLKLSGNQYKDVLEEKEIELKRLEDRFKISETESKEKERNRLEDNQNLLEAEKQSLQDLLNKRDNKFKLSEKQFKQILEENGKEIKRLQDTHIVMKAEKRSLQDLLNDIKSQLEKEKLKSKEWVKLSEIHSKEILEKKERQFKRLEAEKESLQYIVNDLNSQLEKDKHKQQGRKK